A part of Arachis hypogaea cultivar Tifrunner chromosome 12, arahy.Tifrunner.gnm2.J5K5, whole genome shotgun sequence genomic DNA contains:
- the LOC112729913 gene encoding GDSL esterase/lipase At4g28780-like, whose product MCKKDRYVVISICICLAILVFGVMVMMAVPIEGGETGRAFFVFGDSLVDSGNNNYLPTTARADTLPYGVDYPTHHPTGRFSNGFNLPDLISQRIGSEAALPYLSPEMRGQNLLLGANFASAGVGILKDTGIQFEGILRIYQQFALFQQYQERLGFEVGAAEAERIVNGSLVLITLGSNDFVNNYFYPPNSARSLQFTIPKFCSYVISEYRKILMRLYELGGRKVLVTGTGPLGCIPSQLAERSINGECVAQIQEASQIFNQLLIKMTTELNNQLTSPVFIVVNAFRINMEFINHPQRFGFVSSKIACCGQGRFNGIGGCTSFSSLCSNRDLYVFWDSFHPSQHAWEILANYIFNGTTNYMSPMNLTTILAMDSNFYK is encoded by the exons ATGTGCAAGAAGGATAGGTATGTTGTAATAAGTATTTGTATTTGTTTAGCCATATTAGTATTTGGTGT AATGGTGATGATGGCAGTGCCCATAGAAGGAGGAGAAACTGGACGTGCGTTCTTTGTGTTTGGAGACTCGCTGGTTGACAGTGGAAACAACAATTACTTGCCAACTACTGCGCGAGCCGACACTCTTCCTTACGGCGTCGACTACCCTACTCATCACCCCACCGGTCGCTTCTCCAACGGCTTCAACCTCCCTGACCTCATTA GCCAGCGTATTGGTTCCGAAGCAGCATTACCATACTTGAGCCCGGAAATGAGAGGACAAAACTTGTTGCTTGGTGCCAATTTCGCCTCCGCAGGAGTTGGAATCCTTAAGGACACCGGTATCCAATTT GAGGGGATATTAAGAATATACCAACAGTTTGCATTGTTCCAACAATACCAAGAACGGTTAGGTTTTGAAGTAGGGGCAGCGGAGGCAGAGAGAATAGTGAATGGATCATTGGTACTAATAACACTTGGTAGCAACGACTTTGTTAACAACTATTTCTATCCACCAAACTCTGCTAGGTCTCTCCAATTCACTATTCCCAAATTCTGCTCCTATGTTATCTCTGAGTACAGAAAAATCCTTATG aGGTTATATGAGTTGGGAGGAAGAAAAGTGCTTGTGACAGGAACTGGCCCATTGGGCTGCATTCCTTCACAGCTTGCAGAGAGAAGCATAAATGGAGAGTGTGTGGCACAGATTCAAGAAGCTTCACAAATTTTCAACCAGCTTCTAATTAAAATGACCACAGAACTCAACAACCAACTAACCTCACCGGTTTTTATTGTTGTCAATGCCTTCCGAATTAACATGGAATTCATCAATCACCCTCAAAGATTTG GTTTTGTTTCATCAAAGATTGCATGTTGTGGGCAAGGTCGTTTCAATGGAATAGGAGGTTGCACCTCCTTCTCAAGCCTATGCTCAAACCGTGATCTTTATGTATTTTGGGATTCTTTTCACCCTTCTCAACATGCTTGGGAGATTCTCGCGAATTACATCTTCAATGGAACCACTAATTATATGAGCCCTATGAACCTTACTACCATCTTGGCCATGGACTCCAACTTCTATAAATAG